One stretch of Amycolatopsis sp. NBC_00345 DNA includes these proteins:
- a CDS encoding class I SAM-dependent DNA methyltransferase, whose product MLRGVREPYFAARAVLADDESTATVRQRRLDQLHVDMVVALGLALPAEEEKEEAGKVERRSIAVVHSGVEHSVPVLHAEGDVVVVECGWATDFDAALDPADAGALRDPVELPAGKQISSSDDLIQFLIGIEDAPRYIVVLAGAVVILADRYAWGEGRYLAANLDVAFGRNDTSAGGELDTIAALFSAESLRPSDVEGKTLASVVGLSNKHAVAVSAELRVGLQRSVELIASEVLARLRENGVDPAEIDEPRTLAKTLARQSLRYLYRILFLLYAEARPELGVLPSDYPEYAEGYGMGRLGELVTHPLADEAAGAGFHLYESLDLLFRLVNNGYRARTVAGRAASGDDDQRSEDEGIRFEQLNSDLFRPDRTTLIGSVEYEDDDDRRVLADTRLRNKCLHEVLRLLMLSKGRKGERGGFISYAQLGINQLGAVYEGLMSYTGFIAEQELYEVAKGGDPADGSWMVPADKADQFPDTVFVHRTNEETGVPLRVRYPAGAFVYRLAGRDRQTSASYYTPESLTKITVELALQHRIEEAGEVQARELLCWTICEPALGSGAFLNEAINQLAAEYLRRRQEELKERVPSAEYEDRLREVKAYIALHNSYGVDLNPIAVELAEVSMWLNVMHAGLQAPWFGLHLRWGNSLIGAARRHYTAEQVKAGNWAKATDTEPPVELPLRDGELPEGAVHQFLLPAVGWGAVAAKAAALDFAPADTTRLREWRTSIRHKPTQAQVKRLQGLARRVELLWEQVVVRLKVSQREISRHIPVWGVDEADLPHPEEAVHRDKVLADLQAQGSPYWRLKKLMDTWCALWFWPVQHSALLDGSAPDYKVAERNSASAAQPQAKPEATATTSRPLLQFALPGLGVAEQTTIFDDPVEVEVRPAARRKKQNGWSEHTPARRREAIPLSTMDDWLDFAESLLGTADLTFEEGTLFTEPKRLLSELDEREDALRNLMNMEEPYRIIHRYPWFGIIENIAEEHGFFHWELDFAHIFVGDAGGFDLQLGNPPWVRPRWKEDSVLAEFNPWFKLAEKPTATEQAERKSELLNDRAAADFVLSELTGNVGMVDTLGSPVLYPLVAGTQPDLYRAFMCRAWSHVGRSGTVGMIHPDTHFGGVKEGPLRAEAYRHLRVHGHFVNVTKWAFTDLSDRQEFGIHIYGARQEIDFEHLSQLHDVSVLRESLTHDGTGELPGQKFNGGWDTRPHKKRIVRVNEAKLAEWRELAGAASVAPVVETQLLYPITDAENGAISALSRARHRVGDQRPEISRGYDEANGKKLGYIRWEIATPESWDEAVLQGPHFGISTPLAKQPDEDLRSNNDWTAWDLTAIAEDALPRTAYARACDRQRYEAAQDRWVDHRRLDDLRDSPAAVHAARTELAARSSGEPTDDAVDGFLAEVAKRKYTDFVRLTWRAMIDPKGSERSLFTSVLPPGPAHVHTVHSLALNSSRDTVKAVGFWSSLPLDYLIRITGRQHLQVSEALRMPAPEQGHPLESALLLRALRLNCLTSAYGQLWGELVEPGWRKTEEWAMAWPRLAPLADIGAEWTWHSPLRTDYARRAALVELDALVAVWLGIEADELVAIYKSRYPILSEREEQMYFDATGRRIAAKSHAFGHGQTKSLSHVVSLRSFL is encoded by the coding sequence ATGCTGCGTGGAGTTCGCGAACCCTACTTCGCGGCGCGCGCGGTACTCGCTGACGATGAGTCCACGGCGACGGTCCGGCAACGCCGGCTCGACCAACTCCATGTCGACATGGTTGTCGCGTTGGGTCTCGCGCTGCCGGCCGAGGAGGAGAAGGAGGAAGCCGGCAAGGTCGAGCGCAGGTCGATCGCGGTCGTGCACAGCGGGGTCGAGCACTCGGTGCCGGTTCTGCACGCCGAGGGCGACGTGGTTGTCGTGGAGTGTGGCTGGGCAACGGACTTCGACGCGGCGCTCGACCCGGCCGACGCCGGTGCCCTGCGCGATCCGGTGGAGTTGCCCGCGGGCAAGCAGATCTCCTCGAGTGACGATCTCATCCAGTTTCTGATCGGAATCGAGGATGCGCCTCGTTATATCGTGGTGCTCGCTGGCGCCGTCGTGATTCTGGCCGATCGGTACGCCTGGGGCGAGGGCCGCTATCTGGCGGCGAATCTCGACGTCGCGTTCGGACGTAACGACACCTCGGCCGGTGGTGAGCTCGACACCATCGCCGCGCTGTTCTCCGCGGAGTCCCTGCGTCCGAGCGACGTCGAGGGCAAGACACTGGCGTCTGTCGTAGGCCTTTCGAACAAGCACGCCGTGGCGGTGTCCGCCGAGCTCCGGGTGGGGTTGCAGCGCTCGGTCGAGCTGATCGCGAGCGAGGTTCTGGCGCGCCTGCGTGAGAACGGCGTTGATCCGGCCGAGATCGACGAGCCGCGGACGCTGGCGAAAACCCTGGCCCGGCAGTCACTGCGGTATCTCTACCGGATCCTGTTCCTCCTGTACGCCGAGGCGCGGCCAGAACTGGGTGTGCTGCCCTCGGACTATCCGGAGTACGCCGAGGGTTACGGCATGGGCAGGCTGGGGGAACTGGTCACCCATCCGCTGGCCGACGAAGCCGCCGGCGCTGGGTTCCATCTGTACGAGTCGCTGGACTTGTTGTTCCGGCTGGTAAACAACGGGTATCGGGCGCGCACCGTGGCCGGGCGCGCGGCGTCCGGCGATGACGACCAGCGGTCCGAGGACGAGGGGATCCGGTTCGAGCAGCTCAACTCCGACCTCTTCCGGCCGGATCGGACGACGCTGATCGGTTCGGTCGAGTACGAGGATGACGATGACCGCCGGGTGCTGGCTGACACCCGGTTGCGCAACAAATGCCTGCACGAGGTGTTGCGACTGCTGATGCTCAGCAAGGGGCGCAAGGGTGAGCGCGGCGGATTCATCTCCTACGCCCAGCTCGGCATCAACCAGCTCGGCGCGGTGTATGAGGGTCTGATGTCCTACACCGGGTTCATCGCGGAGCAGGAGCTGTACGAAGTGGCCAAGGGCGGTGACCCGGCCGACGGCAGCTGGATGGTTCCCGCGGACAAGGCGGACCAGTTCCCGGACACCGTGTTCGTGCACCGGACCAACGAGGAAACCGGGGTTCCGCTGCGGGTCCGTTACCCGGCCGGGGCGTTCGTCTACCGGCTCGCTGGCCGCGACCGTCAGACCAGTGCGTCCTACTACACGCCGGAATCGCTGACCAAGATCACGGTGGAGCTCGCTCTGCAGCATCGGATCGAGGAAGCAGGCGAGGTCCAAGCCCGGGAATTGCTGTGCTGGACGATCTGTGAACCGGCGCTGGGGTCCGGAGCGTTCCTCAACGAAGCGATCAACCAGCTCGCCGCCGAATACCTGCGCCGTCGTCAGGAGGAGCTCAAGGAACGGGTCCCGTCGGCTGAGTACGAAGACCGGCTGCGCGAGGTTAAGGCCTACATCGCGCTCCACAACAGCTACGGGGTCGACCTCAATCCGATCGCAGTCGAGCTGGCCGAGGTGTCGATGTGGCTCAACGTCATGCACGCGGGACTTCAGGCGCCGTGGTTCGGCCTGCATCTGCGGTGGGGCAACTCGCTGATCGGCGCGGCCCGGCGGCACTACACCGCCGAGCAGGTCAAGGCCGGGAACTGGGCCAAGGCCACAGACACCGAGCCGCCGGTGGAGCTGCCGTTGCGCGATGGCGAGTTGCCCGAGGGCGCCGTGCACCAGTTCCTGTTGCCGGCCGTGGGCTGGGGCGCGGTGGCGGCGAAGGCGGCCGCACTGGATTTCGCGCCGGCCGACACGACACGGCTGCGCGAGTGGCGCACCTCGATCCGCCACAAGCCGACGCAGGCCCAGGTCAAGAGGCTCCAGGGCCTGGCGCGCCGGGTCGAGTTGCTGTGGGAACAGGTGGTCGTGCGGCTGAAGGTCTCGCAGCGGGAGATCTCCCGGCACATTCCGGTGTGGGGCGTCGACGAAGCCGACCTGCCCCATCCCGAGGAAGCCGTGCACCGGGACAAGGTGCTCGCGGACCTGCAAGCCCAAGGCTCTCCCTACTGGCGGCTCAAGAAGCTGATGGACACCTGGTGCGCCCTGTGGTTCTGGCCGGTCCAGCACTCGGCGCTGCTTGACGGCAGCGCACCCGACTACAAGGTGGCCGAACGCAACTCCGCGAGTGCCGCGCAGCCGCAGGCGAAACCGGAGGCCACCGCGACCACGAGTCGTCCGCTGCTGCAGTTCGCACTTCCCGGACTGGGCGTGGCCGAACAGACGACGATCTTCGACGACCCCGTCGAGGTCGAGGTCCGGCCTGCCGCGCGGCGCAAGAAACAGAACGGCTGGTCCGAGCACACGCCTGCCCGTCGCCGGGAAGCGATCCCATTGTCTACTATGGACGATTGGCTGGACTTCGCCGAGTCGTTGCTGGGCACCGCCGACCTCACCTTCGAGGAAGGCACGTTGTTCACCGAGCCGAAACGTTTGCTGTCCGAACTGGACGAGCGTGAAGATGCGCTGCGCAACCTGATGAACATGGAGGAGCCGTACCGGATCATCCACCGGTACCCGTGGTTCGGGATCATCGAGAACATCGCCGAGGAGCACGGGTTCTTCCACTGGGAGCTGGACTTCGCCCACATCTTCGTCGGCGACGCAGGCGGCTTCGACCTGCAACTGGGTAATCCACCGTGGGTGCGTCCCCGATGGAAGGAAGACTCAGTGTTGGCCGAGTTCAATCCGTGGTTCAAGCTCGCCGAGAAGCCGACGGCGACGGAGCAGGCGGAGCGCAAGTCGGAACTGCTGAACGACCGTGCGGCGGCCGACTTCGTCCTGTCCGAGTTGACCGGCAACGTCGGCATGGTCGACACGCTAGGCTCGCCGGTGCTGTACCCGCTGGTGGCCGGCACACAGCCGGATCTCTACCGGGCGTTCATGTGCCGGGCGTGGTCGCACGTCGGCCGGTCGGGGACGGTTGGGATGATCCATCCCGACACGCATTTCGGTGGGGTCAAGGAAGGTCCCCTGCGTGCCGAGGCTTACCGACACCTGCGGGTGCACGGGCACTTCGTCAACGTAACCAAGTGGGCGTTCACGGACCTTAGCGATCGCCAGGAATTTGGCATTCACATCTACGGTGCGCGCCAGGAAATCGACTTTGAGCACCTGAGCCAGCTTCACGACGTCAGTGTCCTGCGGGAGTCTCTGACCCACGACGGTACCGGTGAGCTACCGGGACAGAAGTTCAACGGAGGGTGGGACACGCGCCCGCACAAGAAGCGGATCGTGCGGGTGAACGAGGCGAAGCTGGCGGAGTGGCGCGAGCTGGCCGGAGCGGCCTCGGTGGCTCCGGTGGTGGAGACTCAGTTGTTGTACCCGATCACGGATGCCGAGAACGGCGCGATTTCGGCGCTGTCGCGAGCGCGGCACCGAGTCGGAGACCAGCGGCCAGAGATTTCTCGCGGCTACGATGAAGCCAACGGTAAGAAGCTGGGCTACATCAGGTGGGAGATCGCGACGCCGGAGTCCTGGGACGAGGCGGTGCTGCAAGGGCCGCACTTCGGGATCTCGACCCCGCTGGCCAAGCAGCCGGACGAGGACCTGCGTAGCAATAACGACTGGACCGCCTGGGACCTGACGGCTATCGCTGAAGATGCGTTGCCGCGCACTGCTTACGCGCGAGCGTGTGATCGGCAGCGTTACGAGGCTGCCCAGGATCGGTGGGTGGACCACCGGCGGCTCGACGACCTTCGCGATTCGCCGGCAGCGGTGCACGCGGCACGCACCGAGCTGGCCGCTCGAAGCAGCGGCGAGCCGACCGACGATGCCGTCGACGGCTTCCTCGCCGAGGTCGCCAAGCGGAAGTACACGGACTTTGTCCGCCTGACCTGGCGGGCGATGATCGACCCCAAGGGCTCCGAGCGAAGCCTGTTCACTTCGGTGTTGCCACCGGGGCCGGCCCATGTGCACACCGTTCACAGCCTCGCGCTGAATAGCAGCCGGGACACCGTGAAAGCAGTCGGATTTTGGTCGAGCTTGCCGCTCGACTATCTGATCAGGATCACGGGGAGGCAGCACCTCCAGGTGTCCGAGGCGTTGCGGATGCCGGCACCGGAACAGGGGCATCCCCTGGAGTCGGCGCTGCTGCTCCGGGCTCTTCGGTTGAACTGCCTGACTAGTGCTTATGGCCAGCTGTGGGGCGAACTGGTTGAGCCGGGCTGGCGGAAGACGGAGGAATGGGCCATGGCATGGCCGAGGCTGGCTCCGCTGGCCGACATCGGGGCCGAGTGGACGTGGCACAGCCCGCTGCGTACGGACTACGCGCGAAGGGCGGCGCTGGTCGAGCTGGACGCACTGGTGGCAGTGTGGCTGGGGATCGAGGCGGACGAACTGGTCGCCATCTACAAGTCCCGCTATCCGATCCTGTCCGAGCGCGAGGAGCAGATGTACTTCGATGCGACCGGCCGCCGGATCGCGGCCAAGTCACATGCCTTCGGCCACGGCCAGACTAAGAGCTTGTCTCACGTGGTGAGTTTGCGGAGTTTCTTGTAG